A region of Thermococcus piezophilus DNA encodes the following proteins:
- a CDS encoding phosphate-starvation-inducible PsiE family protein yields the protein MKMTRIENENTAQYTQVHKLFRKVLEISFDFVVMMFLFFILYLTVYSIYLNFKLTYRVTEPKLLIANVLVTIILIETYRILIIYLRQHRVSLTHILEVGIVALIQKLIVASDFEHLDSFKLLSIAALLFVLGYFYIKVGED from the coding sequence ATGAAGATGACGAGGATTGAAAACGAGAATACGGCCCAGTACACACAGGTGCACAAGCTCTTCAGAAAGGTGCTGGAGATTAGCTTCGACTTCGTGGTGATGATGTTCCTCTTTTTCATACTGTACCTCACCGTGTACTCCATATATCTCAACTTCAAGCTGACTTACAGGGTGACCGAACCGAAGCTTCTGATAGCCAACGTCCTGGTCACCATAATCCTGATAGAGACCTACCGTATCCTCATAATCTACCTCAGACAGCACCGTGTGAGTCTAACCCACATCCTCGAGGTCGGTATAGTTGCCCTGATTCAGAAGCTCATCGTGGCGTCAGATTTCGAGCACCTGGATTCGTTTAAGCTATTATCCATAGCAGCCCTGCTGTTCGTTTTGGGCTATTTCTACATCAAGGTAGGTGAGGACTGA
- a CDS encoding transcription initiation factor IIB, with protein MSKHRICPVCGSMEFIYDPGRGEVICKVCGYVIEENVIDMGPEWRAFDASQREKRARVGAPESILLHDKGLSTDIGVDRNLSGLMREKMYRLRKWQSRLRVSDAAERNLAFALSELDRIASQLKLPRHVEEEAARLYREAVRKGLIRGRSIESVIAACVYAACRLLKVPRTLDEIADISRVDKKEIGRSFRFIARNLNLTPKKLFVKPTDYVNKFADELGLSERIRRRAIAILEEAYDRGLTSGKSPAGLVAAALYIAGLLEDEKRTQREVAEVARVTEVTVRNRYKELVEKLNLKIPV; from the coding sequence GTGAGCAAGCATAGGATCTGCCCGGTCTGCGGTTCGATGGAGTTCATCTACGACCCGGGTAGGGGCGAGGTCATTTGTAAGGTTTGCGGTTACGTTATTGAAGAAAACGTCATCGATATGGGTCCAGAGTGGCGCGCTTTTGATGCATCTCAGAGGGAGAAGAGGGCTCGCGTTGGTGCTCCCGAGAGCATTCTCCTCCACGATAAAGGCCTTTCCACTGACATAGGTGTCGACAGGAACCTCTCGGGTCTTATGCGTGAGAAGATGTACCGCCTGAGGAAGTGGCAGTCCAGGCTGAGGGTTAGCGATGCTGCCGAGCGTAACTTGGCTTTTGCCCTGAGTGAGCTCGACAGGATAGCCTCCCAGCTTAAACTTCCAAGACATGTCGAGGAGGAGGCCGCAAGACTCTACCGTGAGGCGGTGAGAAAGGGTCTCATAAGGGGCCGTTCGATTGAGAGCGTTATAGCAGCGTGTGTTTACGCCGCCTGCAGGTTGCTTAAGGTCCCCAGGACGCTCGACGAGATAGCGGACATCTCCCGCGTCGACAAGAAGGAGATAGGCAGGAGCTTCCGTTTTATAGCGAGGAACCTCAACTTGACTCCTAAAAAGCTCTTTGTCAAGCCCACTGACTACGTTAACAAGTTCGCCGATGAACTGGGTCTGAGCGAGAGGATCAGGAGGAGGGCCATAGCCATACTCGAGGAAGCCTATGATAGGGGCCTCACGAGCGGAAAGAGCCCCGCTGGACTGGTCGCGGCGGCGCTATATATCGCTGGCCTGCTAGAGGATGAGAAGAGAACCCAGAGGGAAGTGGCCGAGGTAGCCCGCGTTACGGAGGTCACCGTTAGGAACCGCTACAAGGAGCTCGTCGAGAAGCTGAACCTGAAGATTCCGGTTTGA
- a CDS encoding MBL fold metallo-hydrolase, translating into MILRNLGLDSSTRIAFQSHAHTDHFVSGEVIYATRATKFLSHLRKGGFYKEIEFGKTFYLDDYRAKLYPAGHMLGSAGIKLWLDTGTVFYTGDTKWFKLRTAEKSRFPRADFLIIEATFGVPAFTFPSPREAEKKMIAFVEEALDRGQRPTLYVNQMGKAQEVMKILDVHGYTVRPSREMLKVARVYTKFGVEFGNVDANGDVVLRSYRSPKVENSLSPWELTVSGFGRLKLSNHADFWELIRIVERVKPERVFTVYGFAGEFARILRGLGYPAEAVEPNAVLEL; encoded by the coding sequence ATGATACTCCGAAACCTCGGCCTCGACAGTTCCACCAGGATAGCCTTCCAGAGCCACGCCCACACCGACCACTTCGTTAGCGGTGAGGTTATTTACGCGACAAGAGCCACGAAGTTCCTCAGCCACCTGAGAAAGGGTGGATTTTACAAGGAGATCGAGTTCGGCAAAACCTTTTACCTCGACGATTACAGGGCAAAGCTCTATCCGGCCGGTCACATGCTCGGCTCCGCCGGGATAAAGCTGTGGCTGGACACGGGGACGGTTTTCTACACCGGCGACACTAAGTGGTTCAAGCTAAGAACCGCTGAGAAGAGCCGCTTCCCGAGGGCTGACTTTTTGATAATCGAGGCAACCTTTGGCGTTCCAGCGTTCACTTTTCCCTCGCCGAGGGAGGCTGAGAAAAAGATGATTGCCTTCGTGGAGGAGGCCTTGGACAGGGGACAAAGGCCAACTCTCTACGTCAATCAGATGGGAAAGGCCCAAGAGGTCATGAAGATACTCGACGTCCACGGCTACACGGTCAGGCCGTCGCGGGAGATGCTAAAGGTGGCGAGGGTCTACACGAAGTTTGGAGTGGAGTTTGGAAACGTTGACGCCAACGGCGATGTAGTTCTGCGCTCCTACCGCTCTCCCAAAGTAGAGAACTCTCTCTCACCCTGGGAGCTGACGGTTTCTGGCTTCGGAAGGTTAAAGCTTAGTAACCACGCGGATTTCTGGGAGCTGATTCGGATAGTGGAGAGGGTAAAGCCCGAGAGGGTCTTCACGGTTTATGGGTTTGCGGGGGAGTTCGCGAGGATTCTGCGGGGACTGGGTTACCCAGCGGAGGCTGTTGAGCCAAACGCCGTCCTAGAACTTTAA
- a CDS encoding acyl-CoA mutase large subunit family protein — protein sequence MTFDKEKLKAIKQAEGKWEENVVKPLIAKRPERKEKFMTDDGFEIKRVYTPADLSEDWDYLEKLGFPGEYPFTRGVYATMYRGRFWTMRQYAGFGTAEESNKRYKYLLSQGQTGLSVAFDLPTQIGYDSDHPMSEGEVGKVGVAIDSLWDMRILFDGIPLDKVSTSMTINSTAANLLAMYILVAEEQGVKPEQLRGTVQNDILKEYIARGTYIFPPQPSMRLTTDIIMYCAEHVPKWNPISISGYHIREAGANAVQEVAFTLADGIEYVKAVIERGMDVDKFAPRLSFFFNAHNNFLEEIAKFRAARRLWAYIMKEWFNAKNPKSMLLRFHTQTAGSTLTAQQPENNIVRVAIQALAAVLGGTQSLHTNSYDEALSLPTEKSVRIALRTQQIIAYESGVVDTIDPLGGSYYIEWLTDHIYEEALKYIEKIQKMGGMMRAIERGYIQKEIAESAYKVQKEVEEKKRIIVGVNEFIVDEPLEVEILKVDPSIREKQIERLKKLRSERDSKKVEEALDKLRNAAEKEDENLMPYIIEAHRHLATLGEVTDVLREVWGEYRAPLIF from the coding sequence ATGACGTTCGATAAGGAGAAGCTCAAGGCCATAAAGCAGGCCGAGGGGAAGTGGGAGGAAAACGTTGTTAAGCCCCTCATCGCGAAGAGGCCTGAAAGAAAAGAGAAGTTTATGACGGACGATGGCTTTGAAATAAAGCGCGTTTACACCCCCGCTGACCTCAGCGAGGACTGGGACTACCTCGAGAAGCTCGGTTTCCCTGGTGAATACCCCTTCACGAGGGGCGTTTATGCAACCATGTACCGCGGCCGTTTCTGGACCATGAGACAGTACGCAGGTTTTGGAACGGCTGAGGAGAGCAACAAACGCTATAAGTATCTTCTCAGCCAGGGACAGACGGGTTTGAGCGTCGCCTTTGACTTGCCCACGCAGATAGGCTACGACTCCGACCACCCGATGAGTGAGGGTGAGGTCGGAAAGGTCGGCGTTGCCATAGATTCTCTCTGGGACATGAGGATTCTCTTCGACGGAATACCGCTCGATAAGGTCTCGACCTCGATGACCATCAACTCGACCGCTGCCAACCTTCTCGCCATGTATATCCTCGTTGCCGAGGAGCAGGGCGTTAAGCCTGAACAGCTCCGCGGAACCGTTCAGAACGACATCCTCAAGGAGTACATCGCTCGCGGTACCTACATCTTCCCACCGCAGCCGAGCATGAGGCTCACCACTGACATCATCATGTACTGCGCTGAGCATGTTCCAAAGTGGAACCCAATTTCAATAAGCGGCTACCACATAAGGGAGGCTGGAGCGAACGCCGTTCAGGAGGTCGCCTTCACGCTCGCCGATGGAATAGAGTACGTTAAAGCTGTTATAGAGAGAGGAATGGACGTTGATAAGTTCGCCCCAAGATTGAGCTTCTTCTTCAACGCCCACAACAACTTCCTCGAGGAGATAGCTAAATTTAGAGCTGCCAGAAGGCTCTGGGCCTACATAATGAAGGAGTGGTTCAACGCCAAGAACCCGAAGTCGATGCTCCTGCGCTTCCATACCCAGACGGCAGGTTCAACTCTTACAGCTCAGCAGCCCGAGAACAACATTGTTAGGGTCGCAATTCAGGCCCTGGCAGCGGTTCTCGGAGGAACCCAGTCCCTGCACACCAACTCCTACGATGAGGCTCTGAGCCTTCCGACGGAGAAGAGCGTTAGGATTGCATTGAGAACCCAGCAGATTATCGCCTACGAAAGCGGCGTTGTTGATACGATAGACCCGCTTGGAGGTTCATATTACATCGAATGGCTCACCGATCACATCTACGAGGAAGCTTTGAAGTACATCGAAAAGATTCAGAAGATGGGCGGAATGATGAGGGCCATCGAGAGGGGCTACATCCAGAAGGAGATAGCGGAGAGCGCCTACAAGGTCCAGAAGGAGGTCGAGGAGAAGAAGCGCATCATCGTTGGTGTCAACGAGTTCATCGTGGACGAGCCTCTTGAAGTCGAGATACTCAAGGTCGACCCGAGCATCAGGGAGAAGCAGATTGAACGCCTTAAGAAGCTCCGCTCCGAGAGGGACAGCAAGAAGGTTGAAGAGGCTCTTGACAAGCTCAGGAACGCGGCAGAAAAGGAGGACGAGAACCTCATGCCTTACATAATCGAGGCCCACAGGCACCTCGCGACGCTTGGAGAGGTCACTGACGTCCTTCGTGAGGTCTGGGGCGAGTACAGAGCGCCACTGATATTCTGA
- a CDS encoding DUF7411 family protein — protein MEVYHLYSGGKDSSLAAWILERMGYDVKLVTISFGLLDNWRHAKETAERLGFEHQVLYLPRDTLKKAAEMCIQDGHPNNAIQFIHERALEAVAKIADRISDGTRRDDRVPFLDLPKTRSLEDRFSVAYIRPLLGLGYKTIRELTEMLFIVKIRESEELQKADYEVELRYLLREKGIDPLGIFPRRHYQSRVLGWKTEETR, from the coding sequence ATGGAAGTCTACCACCTCTACTCCGGCGGAAAAGACTCAAGCTTGGCCGCGTGGATTTTGGAGAGGATGGGTTATGACGTAAAGCTTGTAACGATTAGCTTCGGTCTGCTCGACAACTGGCGCCATGCCAAGGAAACCGCCGAAAGGCTTGGCTTTGAGCATCAAGTGCTCTACTTACCAAGGGACACGCTGAAAAAGGCTGCGGAGATGTGTATACAGGACGGCCATCCAAACAACGCCATCCAGTTCATCCATGAGAGGGCCCTGGAGGCTGTGGCAAAGATTGCCGACCGGATTAGTGACGGCACTAGGAGAGACGATAGGGTTCCATTCCTCGACCTGCCCAAGACCCGCTCGCTGGAGGATCGGTTTAGCGTCGCCTACATCCGCCCGCTTCTCGGTCTGGGCTACAAGACAATAAGAGAACTCACCGAGATGCTGTTCATCGTTAAAATCAGGGAGAGCGAGGAACTCCAAAAGGCCGACTACGAAGTCGAGCTCAGGTATTTGCTCAGGGAGAAGGGAATAGATCCTCTGGGGATTTTTCCTAGGAGGCACTATCAGTCGAGGGTTCTGGGCTGGAAGACCGAAGAAACAAGATAA
- the acs gene encoding acetate--CoA ligase alpha subunit, with protein sequence MSLEALFRPKSIAIIGASEKPGKIGYAIMKNLIDYGYEGKIYPVNVKGVEIEMNGRKFKSYKSILDIPDDVDMAVVVVPAKFVSQVVEECGKKGVKVLPIISSGFGELGEEGKKIERQLVEIANKYGMRILGPNIFGVVYTPAKMNATFGPTDVMPGNLALISQSGALGIALMGWTILEKVGLSAVVSVGNKSDIDDADLLEFFKTDDNTNAILIYMEGVKDGRRFMEVAKEVSLEKPIIIIKAGRSERGAKAAASHTGSLAGADKIYEAAFKQSGILRALTIGEAFDWARTLSNLPEPEGENLIILTNGGGIGVMATDAAEEEGLHLYDNLEDLKVFANHMPPFGSYKNPVDLTGMAGAEAYEGSIRDALANPNMHSIAVLYCQTAVLDPRDLAKIVIREYNESGRKKPLVVAIVGGIEAKEAIDMLNEEGIPAYPEPERAIKALAALYRWSRWKKIQRRE encoded by the coding sequence ATGAGTTTGGAGGCACTTTTCAGACCAAAAAGCATCGCCATCATTGGGGCCTCGGAGAAGCCGGGCAAGATAGGATACGCAATTATGAAGAACCTTATTGATTATGGCTACGAGGGAAAAATCTACCCAGTTAACGTTAAGGGCGTTGAAATCGAGATGAATGGCAGGAAGTTTAAGTCATACAAGAGCATCCTCGATATTCCTGATGACGTCGATATGGCGGTTGTAGTTGTTCCCGCCAAGTTTGTCTCGCAGGTCGTCGAGGAGTGCGGCAAGAAGGGCGTTAAAGTTCTTCCCATCATAAGCTCTGGCTTTGGCGAGCTCGGCGAGGAGGGCAAGAAGATCGAGAGGCAACTCGTGGAGATCGCCAACAAGTATGGTATGAGAATCCTTGGCCCGAACATCTTCGGCGTCGTCTACACTCCAGCCAAGATGAATGCCACCTTTGGCCCAACCGACGTCATGCCAGGTAACCTCGCCCTCATCAGCCAGAGCGGTGCTCTTGGAATAGCTCTCATGGGATGGACCATCCTCGAGAAGGTCGGTCTCTCAGCTGTTGTCAGCGTTGGAAACAAAAGCGACATCGATGACGCCGATCTGCTTGAGTTCTTCAAGACCGACGACAACACCAATGCTATACTCATTTACATGGAGGGCGTCAAGGACGGAAGGCGCTTCATGGAGGTTGCCAAGGAGGTCAGCTTGGAGAAGCCGATTATCATCATCAAGGCCGGAAGAAGCGAGCGCGGTGCTAAAGCTGCAGCCTCCCACACTGGCTCGCTCGCCGGTGCCGACAAGATTTACGAGGCCGCCTTCAAGCAGAGCGGTATTCTGAGGGCCTTAACCATCGGTGAGGCCTTTGACTGGGCGAGAACGCTGAGCAACCTGCCGGAGCCAGAGGGCGAGAACCTCATCATACTCACCAACGGCGGTGGAATTGGAGTTATGGCCACCGACGCCGCTGAGGAAGAGGGTCTGCACCTCTACGACAACCTGGAAGACCTGAAGGTCTTCGCCAACCACATGCCGCCCTTCGGTTCCTACAAGAACCCCGTTGATCTGACCGGTATGGCCGGCGCGGAGGCCTATGAGGGTTCCATAAGGGACGCCCTGGCGAACCCGAACATGCACAGCATTGCTGTGCTCTACTGCCAGACGGCCGTGCTTGATCCGAGGGATCTCGCCAAGATAGTCATCCGCGAGTACAACGAGAGCGGCAGGAAGAAGCCACTTGTCGTTGCCATCGTCGGCGGCATAGAAGCCAAGGAAGCCATAGACATGCTCAACGAGGAGGGCATTCCAGCCTACCCAGAGCCGGAGAGGGCGATAAAGGCGCTCGCTGCCCTCTACCGCTGGAGCCGCTGGAAGAAGATACAGAGGAGGGAGTGA
- a CDS encoding 50S ribosomal protein L31e, translating into MPINPGDEVIFTVPIRKVKKRVPRWKRAPRAAKFVKEWVARHAKAEEVIIAPEVNEKIWERGAEKPPNKLRIKVKVEEKDGVRVAFVNLAR; encoded by the coding sequence ATGCCGATTAATCCGGGAGACGAGGTCATATTCACCGTTCCGATTAGGAAGGTTAAGAAGAGGGTCCCGCGCTGGAAGAGGGCTCCAAGGGCAGCTAAGTTCGTTAAGGAGTGGGTAGCGAGGCACGCCAAGGCCGAGGAGGTCATCATCGCCCCTGAGGTCAACGAGAAGATCTGGGAGCGCGGAGCGGAGAAGCCACCCAACAAGCTCCGCATTAAGGTCAAGGTTGAGGAGAAGGACGGCGTTAGGGTCGCCTTCGTGAACCTCGCCCGGTGA
- a CDS encoding metallophosphoesterase family protein, with protein MFISLISDVHSNWEALQAVWDEVKDADVILCMGDLVGYGASPNEVVEFFREQMERRKILCVRGNHDNAIAFGTEWGFNPYARQAVRWHQRVMSTENLEFLRKLPVRQLFIDEAGRSYLLIHGSPRAPLDEYLFPWLPDSEFKAVLSYVKQDDLLVGHTHVPMLKEIAGRRIINPGSVGQPRDGDWRASYALIDTETQKIEFHRVEYDVQEAVRKIIKADLPRFLAERLYDGY; from the coding sequence ATGTTCATCTCCTTAATAAGCGATGTTCACTCCAACTGGGAAGCTCTCCAGGCGGTGTGGGATGAGGTTAAAGACGCTGACGTAATCCTCTGCATGGGGGATCTGGTCGGCTACGGTGCCTCACCAAACGAGGTTGTGGAGTTCTTCAGGGAGCAGATGGAGCGGAGAAAAATACTCTGTGTCAGGGGAAACCATGACAACGCGATAGCCTTTGGCACCGAGTGGGGCTTCAACCCCTACGCGAGACAGGCCGTTAGGTGGCACCAGCGCGTTATGAGCACCGAGAATCTCGAGTTCTTGAGGAAACTGCCCGTAAGGCAACTGTTCATCGATGAGGCTGGGAGGAGCTACCTCTTAATTCACGGCTCGCCGAGGGCACCGCTGGATGAATATCTCTTTCCCTGGCTTCCTGATAGCGAGTTCAAGGCCGTTCTGAGCTACGTTAAGCAGGACGACCTCCTCGTCGGCCACACGCACGTTCCAATGCTCAAGGAGATAGCTGGCAGGAGGATAATCAACCCCGGCAGCGTCGGCCAGCCGAGGGACGGCGACTGGAGGGCGAGCTATGCCCTTATCGATACTGAGACTCAAAAAATCGAGTTCCATCGTGTAGAATATGATGTCCAGGAAGCGGTCAGAAAGATAATCAAAGCTGATCTTCCAAGGTTTTTGGCGGAAAGGCTCTACGATGGGTATTAA
- a CDS encoding YhbY family RNA-binding protein — protein sequence MEKRLPGKVRRAIRAKYYDIEPKAWIGKRGLDEGVISEINTQLEKDGILKVEIRKGALISTGMERKELAEKVAELTDSELIEVRGKRFILFKPREGWEKYLRKLQRKELSKEKREEKPVKKVKLDIAQFRRKFKKGRD from the coding sequence ATGGAGAAACGCTTACCCGGAAAAGTGAGGCGAGCCATTCGCGCTAAATATTACGATATCGAACCCAAAGCTTGGATAGGTAAGAGGGGGTTAGATGAAGGCGTCATCAGCGAGATAAACACCCAGCTCGAGAAGGACGGTATACTCAAGGTCGAGATCCGGAAGGGCGCACTTATCAGCACAGGTATGGAGCGGAAAGAGCTGGCAGAGAAGGTGGCCGAGCTGACCGACAGCGAGCTCATCGAAGTCAGGGGCAAAAGGTTTATATTGTTCAAGCCGAGAGAGGGGTGGGAAAAGTATTTAAGGAAGCTCCAGAGAAAGGAGCTTTCGAAGGAAAAGCGGGAAGAGAAGCCCGTTAAGAAAGTCAAGCTTGACATCGCTCAATTCAGGAGGAAATTCAAGAAGGGGAGGGATTGA
- the rpl18a gene encoding 50S ribosomal protein L18Ae, protein MDVKVFRVKGVFERLGKKQPFTKEYRALKPEHVAELVYSEIGSKHRVPRSKIWIESIEEIQPEEAEDPVVRKLSLEL, encoded by the coding sequence ATGGACGTTAAGGTCTTCCGCGTTAAGGGTGTGTTCGAGAGGCTCGGAAAGAAGCAGCCGTTCACCAAGGAGTACAGGGCTTTAAAGCCGGAGCATGTTGCCGAGCTCGTCTACTCGGAGATAGGCAGCAAGCACAGGGTTCCCAGGTCCAAGATATGGATCGAAAGCATCGAGGAAATACAGCCAGAAGAGGCCGAAGATCCAGTCGTCAGGAAGCTCAGCCTCGAGCTCTGA
- a CDS encoding 50S ribosomal protein L39e encodes MARNKPLAKKLRLAKAAKQNRRVPVWVIVKTNRKVMTHPKRRMWRRTKLKE; translated from the coding sequence ATGGCGAGAAACAAGCCGCTTGCAAAGAAGCTCCGTCTTGCTAAGGCCGCCAAGCAGAACAGGCGTGTTCCGGTCTGGGTCATCGTTAAGACCAACAGGAAGGTCATGACACACCCGAAGAGAAGAATGTGGAGAAGGACCAAGCTTAAGGAGTGA
- a CDS encoding DNA-binding protein: MAEDIEEIRKRKLLELQKRYLEQQKAQEEAIRQEMELEAQLNAIMRHILTPEARERVGRVKLVRPELARQVELVLVQLYQAGQIREPIDDAKLKRILAQVDARTRKDYRIKW; encoded by the coding sequence ATGGCCGAGGACATAGAGGAGATTAGAAAGAGGAAGCTCCTCGAACTGCAGAAGAGGTACCTTGAACAGCAGAAGGCCCAGGAGGAGGCTATAAGGCAGGAGATGGAGCTTGAGGCTCAGCTCAACGCCATAATGAGGCACATACTTACCCCCGAGGCGAGGGAGAGGGTTGGAAGGGTCAAGCTGGTAAGGCCCGAGCTGGCCCGCCAGGTGGAGCTCGTTCTCGTCCAGCTGTATCAGGCTGGACAGATACGCGAGCCAATAGACGACGCCAAGCTGAAGAGAATCCTTGCCCAGGTGGATGCAAGAACAAGAAAAGACTACAGGATTAAGTGGTGA
- a CDS encoding translation initiation factor IF-6 yields the protein MHIEKLDFENSPYLGVYGVATDRVVLIREGLGEKKLEVLREVLKVPLIETSIMKSRIIGIFAVGNSNAIVVPYYVWDSELEHIQNELKEYGIDMIIEPFQSTLTAFGNLILVNDRAALVSAKFTREDAKKLEDILGVEVERGIIGDYHAVGSVGVVTNRGGLVHPEATDEELEWLRDLFKVDIYVGTTNMGVPFVGSCMLANSHGVVVGHLTTGPEIVKIEEALGFLD from the coding sequence ATGCACATCGAAAAGCTCGATTTTGAGAACTCTCCGTATCTCGGCGTCTACGGTGTTGCGACCGATAGGGTAGTCCTGATTAGGGAGGGCCTTGGAGAGAAAAAGCTCGAAGTGCTTAGAGAGGTCCTCAAGGTTCCGCTCATCGAGACCAGCATAATGAAGTCCAGGATTATCGGAATATTCGCCGTTGGCAACTCCAACGCCATAGTGGTTCCCTACTACGTCTGGGATTCAGAGCTTGAGCACATCCAGAACGAGCTCAAGGAGTACGGCATAGACATGATTATAGAACCCTTCCAGAGCACTCTGACTGCCTTTGGAAACCTCATCCTGGTCAACGACAGGGCCGCGTTGGTCAGCGCGAAGTTTACCAGGGAAGATGCCAAGAAGCTGGAGGACATCCTCGGCGTTGAGGTCGAGAGGGGAATTATAGGTGACTACCACGCGGTTGGCAGTGTGGGTGTCGTCACCAACAGGGGCGGCCTCGTCCATCCAGAGGCAACCGATGAGGAGCTTGAGTGGCTCCGCGACCTGTTTAAGGTTGACATCTACGTTGGAACTACCAACATGGGCGTTCCATTCGTCGGTTCATGCATGCTGGCGAACTCTCACGGTGTAGTGGTTGGACACCTCACCACTGGACCCGAGATAGTTAAGATTGAAGAGGCTTTGGGATTCCTCGACTAA
- the fen gene encoding flap endonuclease-1 yields the protein MGVQIGELLPRKEIELESLYGRKVAIDAFNALYQFLSTIRQRDGTPLMDSQGRITSHLSGLFYRTINLMEAGIKPAYVFDGKPPDFKRKELEKRREAREEAEEKWHEALERGDLEEAKKYAQRATRVNEGLINDAKKLLELMGIPVVQAPSEGEAQAAYMAAKKKVYASASQDYDSLLFGAPKLVRNLTITGRRKLPGKNVYVEVTPELIVLEGVLKELGIDREKLIEMAILVGTDYNPGGIKGIGPKKALTIVKRTKDPLKTYQKESEIDLYAIKEFFLNPPVTDELKLEWRMPDEEGILKFLCDEHDFSEERVKNGLERLKKAIKAGKQSTLESWFGRR from the coding sequence ATGGGAGTACAGATCGGTGAGCTCCTTCCAAGGAAAGAAATCGAGCTGGAGAGCCTCTACGGGAGAAAGGTAGCCATCGATGCCTTCAACGCGCTTTACCAGTTCCTCTCAACCATTCGCCAGAGGGATGGGACCCCGCTGATGGATTCCCAGGGCAGAATAACCTCCCACCTGTCGGGACTCTTCTACCGCACGATAAACCTCATGGAAGCGGGGATAAAGCCTGCCTACGTCTTCGACGGGAAGCCACCGGACTTCAAAAGGAAGGAGCTCGAGAAGAGAAGGGAAGCGAGAGAAGAGGCAGAGGAGAAGTGGCACGAGGCCCTCGAGAGAGGCGACCTCGAAGAGGCCAAGAAGTACGCCCAGAGGGCAACGCGCGTCAATGAGGGGTTGATAAACGACGCCAAGAAGCTTCTCGAACTGATGGGCATCCCAGTAGTTCAGGCCCCAAGCGAAGGCGAAGCTCAAGCGGCCTACATGGCGGCGAAGAAGAAGGTCTACGCCTCCGCTAGTCAGGACTACGACTCTCTCCTCTTTGGCGCGCCCAAGCTCGTGAGGAACCTCACAATAACGGGAAGGAGAAAGCTCCCGGGGAAAAACGTTTACGTGGAGGTCACGCCCGAACTGATCGTTCTTGAGGGGGTCTTGAAGGAGCTTGGCATCGACAGGGAAAAGCTGATTGAGATGGCAATCCTCGTCGGAACCGACTACAATCCTGGCGGAATCAAGGGTATAGGACCCAAAAAAGCCCTGACTATAGTCAAACGCACCAAAGATCCGCTCAAGACTTACCAGAAGGAAAGCGAGATTGACCTCTACGCAATAAAGGAGTTCTTCCTCAATCCGCCTGTTACCGACGAGTTAAAGTTAGAGTGGAGAATGCCCGACGAGGAGGGCATCTTAAAGTTCCTCTGCGACGAGCACGACTTCAGCGAGGAGCGCGTTAAGAACGGCCTAGAGAGATTGAAAAAAGCAATAAAAGCGGGGAAGCAGTCCACGCTCGAGAGCTGGTTCGGGAGGAGGTGA
- a CDS encoding ATP-binding cassette domain-containing protein — MYSFLGPNGAGKTTTIKMLTDALKSTYGEIMIFGLEMPR; from the coding sequence GTGTACAGCTTTCTCGGACCTAACGGCGCCGGAAAGACTACCACCATAAAGATGCTGACCGATGCGCTCAAGTCGACCTACGGCGAGATAATGATTTTCGGTCTTGAGATGCCACGCTAG
- a CDS encoding 30S ribosomal protein S19e produces the protein MATVYDVPGDLLVERVAQKLKEIEAIKPPEWAPFVKTSRHKERLPEQEDWWYYRVASVFRKVYINGPVGIERLRTWYGSRKNRGHAPEHFYKASGSIIRKALQQLEQAGFIQKVPGEGRVVTPQGQSFLDKIATELKKELEEQIPELKKY, from the coding sequence ATGGCTACAGTTTATGACGTTCCCGGTGATTTGCTCGTTGAGAGGGTTGCTCAGAAGCTCAAGGAGATAGAGGCCATAAAGCCGCCTGAGTGGGCTCCGTTCGTCAAGACCAGCAGACACAAGGAGCGCCTTCCAGAGCAGGAGGACTGGTGGTACTACAGGGTTGCTTCAGTCTTCAGGAAGGTATACATCAACGGGCCGGTCGGAATCGAGAGGCTCAGGACCTGGTATGGCAGCAGGAAGAACCGCGGCCACGCCCCGGAGCACTTCTACAAGGCAAGTGGAAGCATCATCAGGAAGGCCCTCCAGCAGCTCGAGCAGGCTGGCTTCATCCAGAAGGTTCCGGGTGAGGGAAGGGTCGTTACCCCACAGGGACAGAGCTTCCTCGACAAGATTGCCACCGAGCTCAAGAAGGAGCTTGAGGAGCAGATTCCGGAGCTCAAGAAGTACTGA